One segment of Candidatus Eremiobacterota bacterium DNA contains the following:
- a CDS encoding uracil-DNA glycosylase yields MASSLTAIERRVVACRLCPELRDYCAEVGRVKKRAFRDHDYWAKPVPGFGDPNARVVLVGLAPGAHGSNRTGRVFTGDGSGEWLYRALHKAGFASQPVATHRGDGMVLHDAFITAAVRCAPPANKPTPEQRARCFPYLRAELAALREMRVVVTLGKIADDTVHALIKEAGGYRSARAPFAHLAETRVELPGHPNLIVLASYHPSRQNTNTGVLTEPMLDAVFARARILAQD; encoded by the coding sequence ACTGCGCCGAGGTCGGCCGCGTCAAGAAGCGCGCCTTCCGCGACCACGACTACTGGGCGAAGCCGGTCCCCGGCTTCGGCGATCCGAACGCGCGCGTGGTTCTGGTCGGGCTGGCGCCCGGCGCGCACGGGTCGAACCGTACCGGCCGCGTCTTCACCGGCGACGGGAGCGGGGAGTGGCTGTACCGGGCGCTGCACAAGGCCGGCTTCGCGAGCCAGCCGGTCGCGACGCACCGCGGCGACGGAATGGTGCTCCATGACGCGTTCATCACCGCGGCCGTTCGCTGCGCGCCGCCGGCGAACAAGCCGACACCCGAGCAGCGCGCCCGCTGCTTCCCGTACCTGCGCGCGGAGCTCGCGGCGCTGCGCGAGATGCGGGTGGTGGTCACGCTCGGGAAGATCGCCGATGACACGGTCCACGCGCTCATCAAGGAAGCCGGCGGCTATCGCTCCGCGCGGGCGCCGTTCGCCCACCTCGCGGAGACGCGGGTCGAGCTGCCGGGCCACCCCAACCTCATAGTTTTGGCGTCCTATCACCCGAGCCGGCAGAACACGAACACCGGCGTGCTGACCGAGCCGATGCTCGACGCCGTGTTCGCGCGCGCGCGCATTTTGGCACAAGATTAG